ATCGCTTTCAGTCTCCTGTGTAAACACTCAGTGTTTCTTCCATGTCTGTCATTCTGTGAGACGTTTTTCTCCATCATCAcctatcatcaccatcatcaccatcatccccatcatcaccatcattattgtcatcatcaatatttagtcatatttcctttcttttacaatgtaatataattacatttattacataatgttgtaatgttaaaaaaatataatgaatagaatataaatagaatataaataaaataaaaaatatatataatataataaaattatataattaaaaaaaattaagatttttttctgtttactttcAAACTTATAGAAAATGAAATTCAGATCAAAAATGACACTGAAATGAAGCAATCGAGAGTTCTCTATTTTAATTACCACAGGGGGCGATAGAGAGCGCGCGACACTTACACGCATCCACCTTCACTGAATCGACAAATCCGTTGAAGTGAATCTCTCGTTTTTGTTCGTATTAAACgttgtgtagaagtgtaacTGTAATTGGCTAAATGATATAAAAGTATCtgacaaaaaatattatttattgaatttgttttattatacgCAAAAAAGACttttgtaattgtaaatgtatttgtcgATTCACAGCGAATCGATTCACTTAACGAGTCATGTAAAAGGAACCGGTTTGATTTCGATTCGCACGCTTCTCGTCTCGACCGGAAGTTCTTTCTCTCCAGTGACCCGAGTCGATATTAAAAGCACGTAATAAGGTAAGTAATGGTTTTATTTCCTTCACTGGCCGCGTGACGTCTTTATAACTTTGTGTGTAAACTAAAGCATTTATTATCTGTTACAGATTGTTTTCTATAAAAGGCTTTTTTTGGTTTTAGCATTTATAGCATCTTAGCTAAAGCTAAAGCAAGTAAAGTCACGTGGAGGttattagtcacacacacacacacacacacacagtgacaacacacacacacacagtgacaacacacacacacacagtgacaacacacacacacacacagtgacaacacacacacacacagtgacaacacacacacacagtgacaacacacacacacagtgacaacacacacacacacacacacacacacacacacagtgacaacacacacacacacacacagtgacaacacacacacacacacagtgacaacacacacacacacagtgacaacacacacacacacacagtgacaacacacacacacacagtgacaacacacacacacacagtgacaacacacacacacacagtgacaacacacacacacagtgacaacacacacacacacacacacagtgacaacacacacacacacagtgacaacacacacacacacacacagtgacaacacacacacacacacagagaccacacacacaaagacacacacacacagtgacaacacacacacacacagtgacaacacacacacacacacacacacacacacacagtgacaacacacagagtgacaacacacacacacagtgacaacacacacagtgacaacacacacacacacagtgacaacacacacacacacagtgacaacacacacagtgacaacacacacagtgacaacacacacacacagtctcacacacacacacacacacacacagagtgacaacacacacacacagagtgacaacacacacacacacacacacacacacacacacagtgacaacacacacagagtgacaacacacacacacacacacacacacacacacagtgacaacacacacacacacacacacacagtgacaacacacacacacacacacacacagagtgacaacacacacacacagagtgacaacacacacacacagagtgacaacacacacacacacacacacagtgacaacacacacagagtgaccacacacacacacacacacacacacacagtgacaacacacacacacacacacagtgacaacacacacaatggtgATGTTTACTGCCCGGTTCctgtgtcgtacaagtcctgggggtGGGCACGGGGGGCACCGGTTATCTTTCCTGctgttgttagtgtgtgttgcagtctgtttctgtcctgtttagttgctgcaccaaaccagatggtgatggaggTGAACAGGACAGATTCTAGAATGTAGTGTAGAACTGCaccaacagctcctgtggcagaccagactagagtttatgttgcactcccatttcagctCTTGGGAAAAAGTGcgcagaaacttgaaggcctccacagatgacactgGGCTgttggatatgtgtgtgtgtgtgtgtgtgtccagaccACGAGCTccgatgagcgtagtatcatctgtaaacttcaggagtttaacagtttggtcacttgaagtgcagtcgttagtgtagagggagaatagcagtggggagaggacacacccctgaggagcaccagtgCTGACTGTCTgaatgctggaggtgacacctcccagtctcacatgttgtttcctgtctgtcaggaagctggtggtCCACTGACAGGTGGAAGGGGGTATAGTGAGCTTgaggagtttggagtggagaattcccgttattattgtattaaaagccGAAGTGGACACAGAGAACCCGGGTGTGtgtccctgggcagtccagGTGTTACAGAATGTAGTGCAGTTTAATGTCGACTGTGTCGTCCACTGATCTGTCCGCTCCGTAGGCAAACTGTAGGGATCCGGCATGTGTTCTGTTCCAGTCTTTAGGTACAAAGGTCTTCATGATGACAGAAGTCTGGGCCTGATGGGGCAGTCAGTGGGCAGTGGGTtagatatacatacacacacacacacacacacacacacacacacgtgtatatgtatatatatatacatacacacacacacacacacacacacacgtgtatatgtatatatatatatatatacacacacacacacacactttctctctctcacacacacactttctctctctctcacacacacacacacacgcacacacgtgtgtgtatatatatatatatatatatatatacacactctgtcacatacgcacgcacgcacacacacacactcgcacacacacacactcgcatacacacacactcgcacacacacacactcacacacacacactctctctctaatactctcacacacacactctctctctctaatactcacacacaaaaacacacacaaaaacacacaatctctctaattctcacacacacacacacacacacacactctaatactacacacacactttctctaatactcacacacacacacacacacactctctaatactcacacacatactctctctctaatactcacacacacacacacacacacacacacacacacacacacacacacacaaacggtcTCAAGCCACTTCACGTGTGTAAGAAGTGTTTGGAGATACTATAGATAACGCACGAGCCCTGGTGTTGACGCGTCCCGATGTCATCTgcagaagtattggcacccttagaACTGTGGACAAGAGATGAGCTAAAGTACAGTGTTTGTGTTCGCAGCAGCAGCTCTGTATAATGTCCATGTGAGAACGTTCACAACATAAGAAAGTGGTTCAGAAGTTAACCTCAGACTTTAGGACCAACTTTAATTGGTCACCTATGACTCCGCCCCTTCATCGGAATCAATCTCCGTTAGGGAAACGAATCGATTCACTGCTGAGACGATTCAGTTTCatggtttttgttttctcatcCAATCCGGTTTAGGCTCGCACGTGATGTGAGCAGATTATAGAGGTTTCACTGTGATGTTTATGCTCATTCAGTAGAGAGAATACGGTGTATAATGTattcctcctcttcatcctcttcttcatcttgtCTCCCAGATGGCTACTCGACTGCTCGTGAGGAGAATCTGGTCCGTCTGTGTGAAAGACTCCCGCCGTCTCCCTGCCGCCACGCTCTCTCGTTCCTCGTCCTCGTCACTCTCCTCCTTCCTGAGAACCGCTGTCCACAAACAGTACTTCCTGTGTCCGCgttctctccctctgtcctcACACAGGTGCGTCTCCTTCAACGTGCAGGACAACGACGACTTCACCGAGAGAGTCATCAACAGCGACCTGCCCGTGCTGGTGGACTTCCACGCTCAGTACGTATTCTCATGCAGGACGCACCGTGTTTCCCTCAGCACGGCTCCTGATCCTCACGGTTTCACTGTTgcttttacagtgtttaatagagTGTTAATAAAGAGGCTGCGCGGCTTCGTACCGCTCGGGTCGGCTCCTCGGAAGGCGTGAGAAGCACGAAGCACGTTTTTCACGTTTCAGACACACCCGTCAGTTCGGTCGCTCTGTTCTGACGACGTCTCTCTACCCGGAGTTAgtaaagtattattatattaacacGCTAGATCTGAtaccttatcgtttctatagcaaccggCTCGTTCACTGGGGTTTCCATGTAAACGGGTTTAAACCACACAGACATCGGTACACCGTGAGACGGTTTATCGGCTGTGagggaaataaaaatagaattgaCTAAAATCAAGATGTATTTCTATACAGGAGAAAAAGGCGggaaaatatagatatataaaatatatacaaattagTGGTGCAAACAGTACGACTAGACTTTATATTTCTgctacagctgtgtgtttgtgtgtgtgtgtgtgtgtgtgtgtgtgtgtgtgtgtgtgtgtgtgtgtgtgtgtgtgtggacattgtTTCTCTTATTTGGTTATGGCCCTGTAACAAGTGTCACATGCTTCAATTTTTCCTGAATCCTGATTGGTGCTTCATTCTCTGTCACTATAAAtcaataggtgtgtgtgtgtgtgtgtgtgtgtgtgtgtgtgtgtgtgcgtgcgcgcacacTGTGTACGTGCATGTGTACATGTGGTTTTGTGTGCAAAATTACGCACCACATAGTGCATGAATACACAGtaatactctctctcacacacacacacgtgcggtCATTTATTTGTGGCCtttctgagctgtgtgtgtgtgtgtgtgtgtgtgtgtgtgtgatcattttcatgatacagaaaaaatgctacAATCTAATGTACGTCCTGCCTCTTATTATGCTGTGTGTCTGAAAGTCCTCAGGCTGAATGTCGATctgtttacattcacatttgcAGTCGCTCCTTTGATTACACGGACATGCCGCGTGACGACTCGTCCCTTCCAATCATCCATGATTAAaactctgaggttttttttttctcgtcccTGACTCGCTGATATGAGACTCTTTAGTTTTGTCTGTACGCCGATTATCTCCCATATTGTTTTCCCGTCTTGTTCTAATCTTTTGTTAAACCCGTCCTGTCTCTCACCCCACCTTTTTATTTCCCCCTtatctttgtgtgtttattggctAATCGTACGGTTAAGTGTGATAAAGGGTTCGATGTCATAAAACTGGTTGCTGTAGGAAACAGGACCTGAGCCTGAAGCTGAGCTCTGGATTGTTGGCTCgaataaaaaacacagtacAGGTGTGGTCACATTGTCTCAGGTCTAACAAAGGGCATGTGGTTGTTGGGCTGTTCATGCGTAACAAAATGGGTGTGTCTTCAGTGCATAGAAAAAAAAGGGGTGTGGCCAAACAAACTCGATCTGTGTGTCTCATGCCTAgtcaaaacatttacatttacatttacagcatttggcagacgcccttatccagagcgacgtacataagagcttaaatctctaacactgaatacattaatgctggttcactaggttacatacttaagataccatgagtttaaaacatttgttcaaagttacaatgaaaaagtgtcaaaggtttttttttgtttgtttttttttgtttttttaatgcaaaagataaggaaagaagtgctagttgaagtgcttcctgaataagtaggtcttcaaccgccgcttgaaaaacGGCGTAGCCTCAGTGCCTCGATCCATGTGGCCTCTGTGACCGAGGTCTAGCAAAGGGCGTGTGGCTTATTGACGTTCGCCCGTTCACCCACACCTAgcagaactccacacacactgtgctgtgtctgtgtctaatgtctgtgtgtgttatacagatGGTGCGGCCCCTGTAAGATCCTGGGCCCCAGGCTGGAGAAGGCCATTGCTAAGCAGGAGGGTCGAGTTACCATGGCCAAAGTGGACATTGATGAACACACAGACCTCGCTATAGAATATGGGGTAAGAACAAGTTTACtgagttctctctctcacacacacacacacacacacacacacacacacacagagcacataAATGTGCTGGTTcagtaaaaaacacacacacactgttaagtTTTATTGTGAGTTTGTTGagagaatttattattaaatgttaggTGTCGTGGCTTCATTTTCGTTGCTCTCGCACCATTCTAGGTGTCTGCGGTTCCCACGGTGATCGGCATGCGCGGCGGCGACATCATCGACAAGTTCGTAGGGGTTAAAGATGAACAGCAGCTGGATTCGTTTGTCAACAAGCTTATTGGACAATGAACCTGTCAATCAGTTCCCAAGCCTCTATGAACTTTAGTTTACAGCTCTGTAAATGTCACATTCATTTatactctcgcacacactctctctctctcacacacacacacacacacacaccaggctaATCCACGATTTGCCTGGTAGCCATCACTGTGTATCCTTTAGATGCTTTTGTATATGAACGTGTGCGTGTTCTTTCACTCTTCACCGACCTTTGCTGCTGACCTTCACAAATTCTGTGGAATTCTGTTAAagggaaaggaaatgaaatttTTAACCCTGATCCTGTCACAACCGCTTCAGTTCTCGCCGTAGTTCCTGCTGTCGTCCACTAGGAGGCGACCTTCGTCTTTAATCCGAGACCACGTGACAATCGTGTTTGTCTCACACTTATCACAGAGGTCAAGTACATCTAATCCAGACTAATGCCGTAAAATACAAAGACGATATTTCCACTCTGAGAGgggtaaaataataataattatcctCTACACGTGTGAGAAAACGTGTCCTGATTGTGTTTCAGGTTTGACTGTGAAATTGGAATTGTACCATAATAGTGCTGATTTCCATCTGTTTAATATGACCGGCTGAAAAGGATTTCGAAATAAAGCTGATGTATGATGTCCTATGTGAAGTCTCAGAGCTCTTTCTTTTCAGCGCCTGTCTTACAGTCATGCAAGAGTAActctagaaaaaaaatccccttGGCTCTTAATGGACATATCTGAAATTCCACTGTaatgtctttgtttgtgtgtgtgtgtgtgtgtgtgtgtgtgtgtgtgtgagagagagagagagcgctaaAATTAATACCAGCTTTAATCGGCCGTGCGTTCACACGAAACAAAGCCAATATACCTTCACTCAAACAGCTAATGATATTATGGACCATTACACAAGGGCTGGAAATAATCCACTGCAGTTTCTAGATCTGTGGCGGTAATGTTATGCTGGGTAACATACAGCGTGCCGTTACGCCGTCGCGGGTTTTCACCTTACAGTTTTTAGATCTCCTTCAGAATAGGATTTCTGTGAGTTCCTGAGAGTTTCTATGAGTGTCTCACGGTGGAGGGTTCTGTTGGAACGTAACCTGGACGTCCCCTACGGAAATCCACGACGGAAACCCTTACGACAGTCTCCTTTAGGTCCATGAGGAGATAACGTAACGTCGTCGTCTCCTTTGATTTCTGATGTCCGACACAATGTCAAGCATCTACTTAAACTCCACGTTAGGATTTAAATAGCTTCTCTCTTAACCTTTCCAGCTTATCCTTGGCAAGCTTAGACAGCTTAGCTAGCAGTTGTCACAACCTGATGTTAATGGGACAGTCGGCGGATTTGCTGGACTTGAATATGTTCACCTGGATACGATACAGAGAACGGCCAGAACAACATGCATCATTAAAAACATCATGTAGGTTTTACTGATTTCCTGAACTCTGGGTTCAGACTCCTTTCTATCAGCGCCATTACTCACtttttcagctgttctgtagGGTTGGACCAGATGAGCTAACCTTTACTCACCATACCCTTAAATGAGCCTTGGGGGTCCATGACCCTGTCACAGGTTCACTAGTTGGACCACTTTTGCTgggtactaaccactgcatgcCAGGGACACCGCACAAGACCTGCGGTTTTGTAGATGCTCTGACCCTGTTGTCCAGCCATCCTTTACGCTTGCCTGAGAACTACCTACTCTATCTCACTCCTTAACAGGTtccagggctgtcaagtatcacgcattgagagtgacagtcactcatttgggtcttttctcacgttctaccaccacacacaaaaaaaacgtactatttatcatatacttAATATACTGCAGTGCCCAAAActtatctgtccgcaccgctgtctctatggaaggaaccgggcaggaatcaagcgcttctcagttcttagttgagcctgacacttatcaaccaatcaaaaaagaggctacacaacagccaatcagaaaatagcccTATTGTATATGGgcaagatttaacgcaacaaccaatgaaaaaaacatattcattagcgagggtattttattttcgatggtcggtttgaacaaaagctcaacacaaaacagcttgtctctggatgggacattgtcctcaatcatgaccctaaaaatggctgggcttgtgctgaactgttttatatgggagcaacattacaaatgataaaggagtccaaaaaggcaacaaacccttataataaacaccacaagtcataatctctctctctctccctctctctctctctctctctctctctctctctctcacacacacacacacacacacacacaca
The Tachysurus fulvidraco isolate hzauxx_2018 chromosome 7, HZAU_PFXX_2.0, whole genome shotgun sequence DNA segment above includes these coding regions:
- the txn2 gene encoding thioredoxin, mitochondrial, whose translation is MATRLLVRRIWSVCVKDSRRLPAATLSRSSSSSLSSFLRTAVHKQYFLCPRSLPLSSHRCVSFNVQDNDDFTERVINSDLPVLVDFHAQWCGPCKILGPRLEKAIAKQEGRVTMAKVDIDEHTDLAIEYGVSAVPTVIGMRGGDIIDKFVGVKDEQQLDSFVNKLIGQ